One Chiloscyllium plagiosum isolate BGI_BamShark_2017 unplaced genomic scaffold, ASM401019v2 scaf_991, whole genome shotgun sequence DNA segment encodes these proteins:
- the LOC122547416 gene encoding translation initiation factor IF-2-like gives MEPAGKGQEEQPHSPEGQKARPLPPPRPFPSSRIKTPSYPAGCRWSSGGSRPLPSPGSPASVSHHILTVSDPAISPSRRSVVPRRHSLIAHHVVQRGMVTSPPRPARTPAPLVRSKDGAPSLPHRDAAERKTEGACARPRAAPTLPGAEQRNGLEREPRGEPREVPGSRRALPGDAGGQQHGSPLGPKILETLGQFGVRRVEAPGQRREEEEEEEKGALELPCPPLSAAELLAPGSMFEGAGSEDAPSLLGDGEHPFDAIDLDIVSVLSSPNLLACGAQGDCPAPAPAGQGEIPQPGAAVPERRGRQRGGGGGGGGASEGEEEDEEDEDDDLDNYYNFARTVVTEEVMEQLASECFGLDSAEVPTIDQLDGVDDSDGGGGEGGGAEEGRAPPSPPQPHQAPLPPPLISPAGRRRGAAQQRRAARGHPEGGGGRARGLPPAPAPAGRVRDGAAGLPGPGLPAPAPSPAAARPQPGAGTPRDPTPSPTASSGHPPGARAPERAGGTHPPAGLPLGFPGPRPHQAPSPRTPGGSLLRPCARQETENLPHLDRSAGRGTQGAGGSAPGPASGLLRKRSGKDKNPNY, from the exons ATGGAGCCCGCTGGCAAGGGGCAGGAGGAGCAGCCGCATTCGCCCGAGGGTCAGAAAGCCAGGCCCCTGCCCCCTCCCCGGCCATTCCCCTCCAGCCGCATCAAGACGCCCAGCTACCCCGCCGGCTGCAGGTGGTCATCGGGTGGATCGCGACCCCTGCCCTCTCCGG GGAGCCCGGCGTCTGTGTCTCATCACATCCTGACGGTCAGCGACCCCGCCATCTCTCCCAGCCGCCGCTCTGTGGTGCCCAGACGCCACAGCCTGATAGCCCACCACGTGGTACAGAGGGGGATGGTCACCTCCCCTCCCCGGCCTGCCCGGACTCCAGCCCCCCTGGTCAGGAGCAAGGACGGAGCCCCCTCCCTGCCCCACCGGGACGCCGCGGAACGGAAGACTGAGGGGGCGTGCGCCCGCCCACGGGCGGCACCCACACTCCCCGGGGCCGAGCAGCGGAACGGGCTGGAGAGAGAGCCCCGGGGCGAGCCGAGGGAGGTGCCCGGCTCCAGGCGGGCGCTGCCCGGGGACGCTGGGGGGCAGCAGCACGGCAGCCCCCTGGGGCCCAAGATCCTGGAGACGCTCGGGCAGTTCGGGGTGCGGAGGGTGGAAGCACCCGGGCAGAggagggaggaggaagaggaggaggagaagggggCGCTGGAGCTGCCCTGCCCCCCCCTCAGCGCCGCTGAGCTCCTGGCACCGGGGAGCATGTTCGAGGGGGCGGGCAGCGAGGACGCCCCCTCCCTGCTGGGGGACGGGGAGCACCCCTTCGACGCCATCGACCTGGACATTGTGTCAGTGCTGAGCTCGCCCAACCTGCTGGCGTGCGGGGCTCAGGGAGACTGCCCTGCGCCCGCTCCAGCTGGGCAGGGGGAGATCCCACAGCCGGGAGCGGCCGTCCCCGAGAGGAGGGGGCGCCAGCGAGgcgggggaggaggagggggaggcgCCAGCGAGGGCGAGGAGGAGGACGAGGAGGACGAGGACGATGACCTGGATAACTACTACAACTTTGCCCGCACGGTGGTGACCGAGGAGGTGATGGAGCAGCTGGCATCCGAGTGCTTCGGCCTGGACTCGGCCGAGGTGCCCACCATCGACCAGCTGGACGGGGTGGACGACTCGGACGGGGGAGGGGGCGAGGGAGGGGGAGCGGAAGAGGGCAGGGCCCCGCcctcccccccccagccccaccaggCGCCCCTGCCCCCGCCCCTGATCTCCCCAGCCGGGAGGCGGCGTGGTGCTGCTCAACAACGGCGGGCAGCACGTGGTCATCCTGAAGGGGGCGGAGGAAGGGCCCGCGGCCtgcccccagccccagcccccgcGGGCCGGGTACGGGACGGTGCTGCTGGCCTCCCCGGGCCCGGTCTCCCTGCTCCAGCCCCCTCCCCCGCCGCTGCCCGTCCTCAACCTGGTGCTGGGACGCCGCGagaccccaccccctcccccactgccTCCTCCGGCCACCCGCCTGGTGCCCGCGCCCCGGAGCGGGCTGGCGGCACCCATCCTCCCGCAGGCCTCCCCCTCGGGTTCCCCGGACCGCGCCCCCACCAAGCTCCCTCACCCAGGACCCCCGGCGGCAGCCTCCTCCGACCCTGTGCTCGCCAAGAAACCGAAAACCTCCCACATCTGGATCGATCAGCTGGGCGCGGAACGCAAGGTGCTGGAGGATCTGCCCCAGGTCCAGCCTCCGGCCTCCTTAGG